The genomic region TATAGGAATCCTATTTGATTACTGAAAACTCTCCGTACATGTAAAGTTTGGGGAAATCAAAGGTTGTGTTTTGCACAAACCACTCAAATAGCCACTTGAGCCGAGTAAACGACTGGGCTAAGCCGCAAAAGCGGCGAACCCACGTCTTCGTGGCTAACCAGATATCCTCGATCGGATTTTGCTGTGGACAGTGTGGGGCAAAGCAAACACAATGAATCTGCCACTCTGGCTCCGGTTTCTCCCCATTCACTTGAGCCAAAAACTTCCGCACAACCTCACAGCGATGGTAACTGGCTCCATCCCACAATACCAGTAACCGTTGGTCGGGCGACTGTTGCTGTAAATAGCGCAGATAGTTAACGGTATTGTCCGAATTACCTGCGTCAAATGCTTTGAGTAGAACCTCACCGCTAAGATAGTCCACCGCGCCATAGTAGGTCTGTTTTTGCCGTTCATTCACCACCGACACCCCAATCGCCTCGTCAGTTCTCCCCCACACATAGCCGCTGAGGTCTCCCCAAAGTAAATGACACTCATCCAGCATCAGGACTCGCACTGTTCGGTTTTCAATTTGCTCTCGGTAACTTGCCAGTAACCGGCGAATTTCAGTTTTTTTTCCTCAACGGCTTGGGGGTCGGCTTTCGGATTTACCTGGGTGGTTTTTTTCCAACTGATCCCGGCCGCCTCAAACAGGTCGTAGTAGCTTTGTTTGGATTCGTAGACCACATCATACTGCTCGACCAAGTGATACTCCAGTTCGCCCACTTCCCATCGGTCTTTGGTTTGTAACCACTGCACCACCGCTTCGCGTTGCTCAGGACTCAAGTAGCTGATGCGACCTTTGTGCTTCAGCCGTAAGCCTAAAAGCC from Desertifilum tharense IPPAS B-1220 harbors:
- a CDS encoding IS630 family transposase (programmed frameshift) codes for the protein MEELQGFIAGNPDAREMRKALALKLVYQGYSYEAISQILDVSIGSISGWKQAYEREGLLGLRLKHKGRISYLSPEQREAVVQWLQTKDRWEVGELEYHLVEQYDVVYESKQSYYDLFEAAGISWKKTTQVNPKADPQAVGGKKTEIRRLLASYREQIENRTVRVLMLDECHLLWGDLSGYVWGRTDEAIGVSVVNERQKQTYYGAVDYLSGEVLLKAFDAGNSDNTVNYLRYLQQQSPDQRLLVLWDGASYHRCEVVRKFLAQVNGEKPEPEWQIHCVCFAPHCPQQNPIEDIWLATKTWVRRFCGLAQSFTRLKWLFEWFVQNTTFDFPKLYMYGEFSVIK